The genomic segment TCGCTCAATGAACTGGTTCCGCATACTAGTGATACAAACACTAATGGGACAACTAACATTTTTAAACTGGAGATAAATATCGTACCAACGACATGTAAAATGCCTTCGGTAATATAATCCTTAACGAATAAGCTTTCAGGAAATAAATTTCTCAAAATTAATCCGAGAAGAATACCCGCACCCATACCGATAAGTATTTTGCTTGTTAAACCAAGCTTACTATTTTTATTCAAAACCACTTCCTTCAATCTTTATCATCAATTTTTTGATGATTATTATTTTTTATCTTTTAAAGCGTAGCAGGAAAATAAATCATATGAAACGGCATAAAAGTTAAAGTTTTTAAGGAAAAATGCCGAAGAAAACATTAGAGTAACAAGAAAGTTACGATATTTTTATGTAATATCGACCAGTAAGTAACTATTATAAATCATAAGTACGATTTTAATGTAACAGGGAGACTGACAATGAGGTCAGCACAAAGACTATTTTTAGCGCTTTTAAGTTCGATTTTTCTTTTTGCTTGTAGTGGTGGGGGAAGTATTTCAGATGATGGAGGCGGGGGAACAGATCCTGTTGAAGTCATCAGTGTAGAATTAACATCATCTGTGGCAGATGGAGCTGAAGTTGATGCAACAACTGGTGCAGTTTTAACTGCAACCGTGACAAGTTCAACTCAAGGCGCAGTCTCTGGGACATTGGTCAGCTTTGTATTAAACAATACAGAATTAGGGACATTTAGTAACGAAACCGCGACAGCTGTAACTAACTCTGATGGTGTTGCCACTATTTCCATTTTTTCAGCAAATATTGCAGGCTCGGGTAGTGTCGTTGCTTCTACAGCAGATGGGGGCTCTAATGCGTTAGCGATAACGATGAAAGGGGATGGGACTATGACAGGTTCCAATACGCTTACAGTAGCTTTAGTAGACACTTCTGGAAATTCTATTAGTGAGATTAGTGATGATGTACCAGGTGAGGTACATGCTACTTATTTAGATGTTGCAGGCAATGCTATTTCTGGAGAGTTAGCTACTTTTTCTACTAAATTAGGCCTAGGAATAATCAATCCAACAACTGGAACTGCCATAACAGATTCTAATGGTGTAGCTAAGATCTCTTTAACAGCCGGTACTATTGCTGGTGCAGATGAAATTACAGTTGTTATTGGTGAGACAACTGAAACAATTGGTTTTACCACGCTTGGTGATGTTTCAGTCGTTAATCCAATTGATGAATATGAAATAACTTTGACTGTTGAGGATTCAGCAAATAACGAATTAAGAGATATTAGCCAAGATTCTCCAGGAACCGTTTTAGCGACTTTAACCAAACTTGGTGCAGCAGCAGCATTTGAGCCTGTTAGTTTTTCTATAACAGGCGAAGGTATAATCAATCCAACGTCGGGTAACGCATTAACTGATGCTAATGGTATAGCAACTGTAACACTACTAACCGGTGATATTAAAGGTGCAGGCACTTTAACAGCAACTTTTGTATTGGATAATGATTCAGTTTCTGATGACTTTAGCTATAGCGTAGCTGGTGATGCAGAAGGTGGTGATGGTGAAGTAAACGATTTGGTGGTTACACTCGTTGATACATCAGGTAATCAAACAAGCTACATCAGTCAAGCCTCTCCAGGTAGAGCTCAAGTCTTTTTGAGTGATGACAGTGGTAACCCTCTGCAGAACAAAGTGATTACTTTTACAAGTACTCTTGGTAACTTTTTACCTAATTCTGGAACGGCGCTTACGGATGCTTCAGGTAAAGCTGAAATATTAATAACAGCCGGTACTGTTGAAGGTGCTGCGACTATAACCGCTTCTTTTGGTTCAACTCAAGCAACAATAGGCTTTGAAACTGCTGGTGATGATATTGATCCTGTCGCAGCAGATCCAAGCATTACATTTGATATCTATGATTGTAATGATGCATCATCTTTTGACAAAGCTCTGAAAAACTTCGAAGTTTGTACAGTAACTGATAATATTACAAATCAGCGACCAGGCATTTTAGGAGCCATTGTAACGCTTGAAGGTTCTAACCAGCCTTTAAAACAAGTTCTGGTTAGTGCAGGTACAACACTAGGTGCCATCAGCCCCGCTTCTGCTACCGCTATTACAGACTCAGACGGTAAAGCAATACTTGACTTATATTCTGACGGGGCAGTAGGTGCTGGTGAAGTCTCTCTTAGTGTAAAGCAAGTTACTTCTACTAAAGCATTTGAAATTGGACGTGTTGATATTGACCTGCAAGTTTCTACTTATATTGGTACAGGTACAATTCCTGCTGGTGGGTCAACAGTAATCGAAGTAACTGTTCTTGACCCTGATGGAGCGATTGAAACAACTCAACCATTTAATTTAGAGTTTTCTTCTCAATGTATGTCCGCAGGAAATGCTGTAATAGACTCTCCTGTAGTAACAAATGCAGGTAAAGGTTTTGCGACATACAAAAGTATAAATTGTCAAGGTACAGATACTATAACTGTATCTGCAATAACTGGTGCTTCAACTGTTACTGCTACCATAGATGTCTTGATTGAGGCTATCTCTGTTGGTGCAATTCAATTTATTGAGGCTTCTCCTACGAAATTAGCAATAAAAGGCTCAGGTGGGCTTTCTGATGCGGGTGAACGCTCAGAAACATCTCAGGTTTCTTTCAAATTGTTAAATGAGATAGGACAAGCTGCTGCAGCAAAAAGAGTATGTTTTGAATTAAGCACAGAAGTCGGAGGGATGACTTTATCACCAGCTCCTATTGCAGATGACTTTGTAAATTGTCCAAATATGCCAAAAGTCGGTGATGCAGAATACCCAGCAGACCTTACGCAAGCAAATAAGTATGCCGTTGCATATACAGATGCGAATGGCGATGTAACTGTTACGGTTCGTTCGGGTAATGTACCTACGCCGGTAAAAGTGTTTGCTGTTTGGCAAGACGAAAATGATCCTTCTAGTTTACCTGTTTCAAATATTTCAGACAGCTTAACAGTCACAACAGGTCTTGCTGATTATAATAGCTTTTCTTTATCTGCTTCAGTATTGAATGTTGAAGGTTGGAACCGCGACGGAGAAACAAGCACAGTCACTATTCGTTCTGCTGATCATTTTAATAATCCTGTTCCGGCAGGTACCGTGGTTCACTTCGTCACTGAAGGTGGGAATATCGGTCAAGGTGATTTAGATGGTAGTTGTACTACCGTTTCTAATACTGGTACCTGTTCAGTTATATGGACTAGTTCAAATCCAAGACCTTTTGATGGTACAACTGTGACCTGCCCTAATGGCGGTTTCAATGGCTCCGTTTTACCTCCTTGTACAGGTGCAACAATGGCGGGTTACACCGATGGAACAAACTCGGTGATTGCTGAGCCACGTCCTGGTCGCTCAACAATAACTGCCTATGCAATTGGTGAGGAAAGCTTTGTTGATTTAAATGGCAATGGTTTATTTGATACGGGGGAGCAATGGATAGATCTATCTGAAGCTTTCTTTGATCATAATGAGGATGGTAATTACCGTGACACTATAGTTAGCCCACTTCCTGACGGTGCTGTAAATGAAGAATATGTTGACTACAACAGTAATGGAACCTTTGATACCGCAGATGGTTTTTACACAGGTTTGCTATGTGCAACAGGCTCTGAAGCAAGTTGTACTCAAACTGGTATCAATAATACTCAAGCCCAACTAAATGTGTTTAGGAATATCCCAATTGTGATGTCTGGCTCGGTTCCTTTCGGAAGGTTAGTTGATATTGATGATGCTGGAGCTATTACACCTGTAACAGCTATTGATTTAAGATCTGTATTTGTTCCTGTTGACCCATCTGATCCAAATGGTCCTCAAGAAGATGTTGGTTTATCCTCTAAAACAATTTATCTTTTTGTTTCAGATATTAATAACAACACATTGGCAAACGGAACGACAATTACTGCTCAGTCAGGAAATGGTGACCTAGCTGAAGCTACAACGGAGTATACAATAGGTAACAATACTTCTAACAAACCTCTGCTCTATGCATTTACTGTTAGTAGAGAAAGTAGCGCCAACCAAAAAACGGAAGGTTTGCTTTCTATAACTGTCCAAACTTTGTTTGGTGACGCGGTGACATATACGGTCAATGTCTTAGATAATGGATAACTATTTTATCTAACTGCAAAAATGCCGCTCATTGAGCGGCATTTTTTTATGTCATTATTCAAACTATGTATTATCTTTGGAACTGATAAACACTGCCAAGTTTTAATATCTGTGTTAATTCATCTAATGCGGTACGAGATTCAATAATAAGCTGTGGGTCAGCTAAGTCTTTAACTTCTAGACGGTCACGATAATGTTTCTCAACCCAGTTATTTAACTTATTAAATAATGCATCGTTCATTAATGTGTTTTGATTTACAGCAGAAATTTCTAACTCACTCATTGCAACACGTAATCGAAGACAAGCTGGGCCGCCGCCATTTTGCATACTTTGCTTCACATCATAATACTGTACTTGTTTAATTGGCGTACCTAAGGTAACTAATTCATTTAGGTAAGCAAATACTGCTGGGTTTTCTTGGCAATTGGTTGGGGCAATAATTGCCATTTCGCCATTTGGTAAGGTAATAATTTGCGTGTTAAATAAATAACTTTTTACGGCATCATTTATAGATACTTGTTCAGTTGAAACTTTTACGAAATGAACATCAGTATTCATTTTTTTACGTATTTCATCAAACTTAACATCAGTATTTAAAAATGCTTGTTCATGGTAAAAAAGAACATTTTGGTTGCCTACTGAAATCACATCATTATGAAAAACACCTTGGTCAATAACGTGAGGGTTTTGCTGCATGAAGACACAACTTTCTTCATCTAGTTGATGCAGGCGAGCTACAGCTTGTGATGCTTCAAGTGTTTGTCTTGCTGGGAATTTAACCGGTTTTACCGCATTAGGGTTGGTTGACTCTTGGCCATATACAAATAACTCAACCCCTGAATGACCGTAATCATTACACAGACGAGTATGGTTTGCAGCTCCTTCGTCACCGAAGCTTGCGTGCTCAGGTAAATGTTGATGATGCTTAAAAAAACGTTCATCTTTAAAAGTTGCTTTTAGAATATTACCTGTTGTAACAGGTTCAATGCTGCGATGAAGCTTATCAACGAGATTTGCTGGAGTGAAATGCACTTTACCGTCTCGGGTATCGGCACTAGGTGAAACAGTTGCGGCGTTTGCTGTCCACATAGAAGATGCACTGCAACATGCGTTGAGTAATGCAGATGCTTGCTTAGCTGCTTGATTTAGCACTTCTGCATCAGAGCCAGAGAATCCCATGCGTCGAAGCGAATAGATATCAGGACGTTCTTGAGGTGCTAAAACACCTTGCACCATACCTAAATCAGCTAACGATTTAGCTTTTAATAAGCCTTGTTTTGCCGCTGCCTTAGGATCTGATGCTTGCGCTGCGTTACTATAAGAGGCTACATTACCAAAAGATAAACCTGCATAGTTGTGCGTTGGTCCGACTAGTCCGTCAAAGTTCGCTTCGTAGTGCTTCATTTATTATCCTTAAAATATTTATTATTGTAATTATCGCGTGATTTGCTGATCGCTACAGCAAGAATATTGCCAGTATACTGATGAAATAGGGGTTAACAAGCAGTGACAATTGTCTCAAAAAATGAAAAAGTGACTAAACATGCACAAGTTTTACTTGCTAGACCCTAAATAATGAAATATTACTTTTTATTAACGCAATATTATTTTTTCTCCTTTTTTATAATTGATTAAAAAATGGCTCGCTGGACACATATTAGAGTTATTTACTTGAAACATTCGTCTCAACACTCTATATATGGAACCAATTTATATCTATCAGAGACTTTTTGGCGCAAATAAAACTATGGGTAAATCGCTAGTTATTGTCGAATCGCCGGCCAAAGCCAAGACTATTAATAAATACCTTGGTAAAGAATTTATCGTTAAATCGAGTGTAGGTCACATCCGTGATTTGCCTACATCATCATCGCCTGACAGCAAAGTGGCAACTAAAACGCCAGCTGAAGTCAGGAAAATGTCGCCTGAAGAAAAAGCCAAATATAAGCAGCAACGTGATAAACGTGCGCTAGTGGCTCGTATGGGGATTAACCCTGAAAAAGGCTGGGACGCCAAATATCAAATTTTGCCTGGCAAAGAAAAAGTCGTTAAAGAATTAAAAGCCCTTGCAGAAAAAGCTGACCATATCTATCTCGCAACCGATTTGGATAGAGAGGGAGAGGCGATTGCATGGCACTTACAAGAAATCATTGGTGGCGATGAGTCTCGTTACCAACGTGTTGTTTTTAACGAGATTACTAAATCAGCGATTCAAGATGCATTCAGTGAACCTTCTGCTCTTGACACCAATATGGTTAATGCCCAACAAGCACGTCGTTTCCTCGATCGTGTTGTAGGCTTTATGGTCTCCCCGCTACTTTGGAAAAAAGTGGCTCGTGGTTTGTCAGCTGGTCGGGTTCAATCGGTAGCTGTTCGATTAGTCGTTGAACGTGAAGGCGAGATTAAAGCATTTGTTCCTGAAGAGTTTTGGGATGTACATGCGGATTTAGCGACATCTCAAGCTCAGAAGCTTAAAATGCAAGTGGCTAAATTCCAGTCGGCCGCTTTTAGTCCAATCAATGAAGCGCAAGCGCAAGTTGCTTTGGATGCGCTAAAAGGTGCTAAGTTTGTTGTTACTGGTCGTGATGACAAAGCCACGTCAAGCAAACCATCTGCGCCGTATATAACGTCGACATTACAGCAAGCCGCGAGTACTCGTCTTGGTTTTGGTGTTAAAAAGACCATGATGATGGCACAGCGATTATATGAAGCTGGTCATATTACTTATATGCGTACCGACTCAACGAACTTGAGTAAAGAGGCGGTTGATGGTGTACGAGATATGATTGCCAATGATTACGGCAACAAGTATTTACCTGAACAACCTATTCGTTATGGTAGTAAAGAAGGCGCTCAAGAGGCGCATGAGGCTATCAGACCGTCTAATGTGATAGTTCAGTCTGCATCCTTAACAGATATGGAAAGAGACGCTCAGCGTCTTTATGAGCTTATTTGGCGCCAATTTGTAGCATGTCAGATGACTCCAGCTAAATATGATGCAACTCGTTTAACGGTCACTGCGGGTGATTACGAGTTAAAAGCCAGTGGTCGTACATTGAGATTTGATGGTTGGACAAAAGTGCAACCGCCAATGGGTAAAAAGAACGAAGAAGATAATACGTTACCAGTAGTTGCTAAAGGGGATGTATTAGATCTTAAGGACTTATTACCTAAACAACACTTCACAAAGCCGCCTGCACGCTTTAGTGAAGCATCATTAGTAAAAGAACTTGAAAAACGTGGCATTGGTCGCCCATCGACTTATGCGACGATTATTTCTACCATTCAAGATCGTGGTTACGTTAAAGTTGAAAACCGTCGCTTCTTTGCTGAAAAAATGGGTGAAATTGTTAGCGACCGTTTAGTCGAAAGCTTCAGTGACATCATGAACTTTGATTTTACCGCCAGCATGGAGCAAACGCTCGATGATGTTGCCCAAGGTAAGTTAGAGTGGAAAAAAGTGCTTGATGGGTTTTATGCTGAATTAACTAAACAGCTTAAACAAGCTGAACTCGATCCTGAAGAAGGCGGTATGCGCCTTAATGAGATGGTACTTGCTGAAGATATTAAGTGTCCAACTTGTGGTCGCCCTATGGGAATTCGCACTGGTACAACAGGTGTATTCCTAGGTTGTTCAGGCTATGCTTTACCGCCAAAAGAGCGCTGTAAAACCACCATGAATTTAACACCTGGTGAAGAAGCCGTTAGCGATAATGAAGATGCTGAAACGGATGCATTACGCGCTAAACATCGCTGTGGTAAATGTGGCACAGCGATGGACAGCTATTTAATTGACGAAGGCCGTAAATTGCATGTTTGTGGTAATAACCCAACGTGTGACGGTTATGAAATCGAAGCGGGACAGTTCAAAATTAAAGGCTATGAAGGGCCGATCATTGAGTGCGATAAGTGCGGCAATGATATGGAACTTAAAAACGGCCGATTTGGTAAGTATTTTGGTTGTACAAATACCGAGTGTAAGAATACCCGTAAACTGCTGAAAAGTGGTGAAGCGGCGCCACCAAAAGAAGACCCTATCTTCTTACCTGATTTAAAATGTACTAAATCAGATGCGCACTTTGTTTTACGTGATGGTGCTGCTGGTATTTTCCTTGCGGCAAGTACTTTCCCTAAATCTCGGGAAACACGTGCGCCATTAGTTGAAGAGTTGGTTCGCTATCGTGAACAACTTTGGCCTAAATATCAGTTTTTGGCTGATGCGCCAGTCACTGATGATGACGGTAATAAAGCTGCCGTTAAGTTTAGCCGCAAAACGAAAGAGCAATACGTTGCTACTGAAGTGGATGGCAAAGCGACTGGGTGGACATCTAAGTTTATCGGTGGCAAGTGGGTGAGTGAATCTACCAAGAAAAAGCCAGCTAAAAAAGCAGTCAAGAAAAAAGCTTCATAGCTAAGCTAAGGCGTTAATCGCTAAGCTTGTTTCAATCGCTTTTATATAAATGGAACCTTCGGGTTCCATTTTTTATGTGAGCAGCAATCACAGCTTATGGTTAAATATAAAATGAATACCTTAGAACAAGGAGATTTGTTCCCGCTTAGGAGCATATTAAAGCCTTGAAAGTCAGTTATTCCATCGTGTTTAAGTCAACTAGGTTAGTTTTAAATGAGGGGGGGAGGTAGACTTGGTAATAGGGTATGTTGTAAGTCACTTTATATTAAACTAGTGGTTTGCATTAATAACACGCAGATATAAAAAAGCCCCTGGCGAGGCTTTGAATAGGGGTGGCGGATTTATTATCTCACCAACTGCTTTGTTATCTCACCAACTACTTACCATTTTTTCTTTGGCTGGAATAACATATCAATATCATCTTCGTCATTCTTAGGTGTATTAACCGTTTCTGGAGTGACTTGTTTTTGCTGCGAATTTATTTCTTCTAATAGCTCTTTTGCTTCATCCACTTTACGACTAATGAATGGGTCGTTTGGTGTTTTGGCTTTAATCGCTTGAAGGGTTGCCAGCGCTTTAGAAACCATTTGTTTTGAAGAGCCAAATTGCTTTAGCGAATTAGAAGCTCTTGCTCTTGATAGCATTGATTCGACATTAATGCGAAGCTGATAGCTGTCTATTCGGTTCTCTGCATCAGTAAATACCTGAGGTTCAAGTTTACCTTTGTTATTTTCAGCTCTCACAATCGCTTTTAATTTTTTCAGCATCTGCACCAATTCTAAAATTTGTTTGTCATTATCAGGCAGACGGAAATTTTCAATTGCCAGCGCTTGAGAAGGGCTAGCACTTAATGTGGTTATTTGAGCTTGAATATCAGATAGACGACGCTGATAGTCAAGTTGTTGCGGCTGATTTTCCAGATGTGTTAGCGAGACTTCTAAGGCTTCATTAATACGTTTATAGAGAACAAGGATTACACTGCTAGGAAAAGAAGCGAGCCCAGTATTTGATAATACGGTTTCTGTTTCATCAATAATGGCACGTTGGCGTTTAAGCTCCATTCTTCGTTCAGCTTCAGCGCGTTCTTTTTGTTGCTGAATGACGCTAATCCCGATAATGAGGATAAATAGTGCGCCTAGAAGGATCAATACCAAAGTAAAGGTCATATGGTTTCCGTTCAATTGTGTGAAAGCAGAGTGGCTGGTTACCACTTTTATTTAATTAATTGATTATATCTTAGCGCATGTCATCGCTTGTGTCGTACAAAAAGTCATTCAATCTGTTGATAATTGCGAGATGTGTCGACTCTGTGAGCAAGGGTAACATTACAGGCTGAGAACATGCAAAATTCTCAATCTCGTTATTACTATTTGCATTAATAAACCAGATGGACTATAACATTTAGCTATAACAGTGTGTTGGTTTGTATCAATGTTGTTTAGTCTCAGATCAGAGTGAAGGTCGTATTATGAAGTTACAGCAATTAAGATATATCGCAGAAGTGGTGAAGCATAATTTAAATGTATCAGCGACAGCTGAAGACCTTTATACCTCGCAACCTGGGATAAGCAAACAAGTTCGTATGTTAGAAGATGAACTTGGTATTCAGATATTCGGACGTAGTGGTAAACATTTAACCCACGTCACACCTGCTGGGCAGCTAGTGATTGATATATCAAATGATATCCTAGGAAAAGTCGAGAGTATCAAAAAGGTTTCTGAAGAGTACACACAACCGAATCAAGGTGAGCTCAACATTGCGACAACTGATACTCAAGCCCGTTACGCGTTGCCGCAAGTGATTAAACCTTTCATTAAGCGCTACCCAAAAGTTAATCTCCACATGCATCAAGGCACGCCATCTCAGATCAGTGAGCAGGCAGCAAGAGGTGATGCGGATTTCGCCATTGCGACCGAAGCAATGCATTTATACTCAGATTTAGTTATGTTGCCTTGCTATCATTGGAATCGTTCGATTGTAGTAACGCGTGATCATCCTTTGGCTAATCGTAAAACACTTTCAATAGAAGATTTAGCAGAGTTTCCTTTAGTCACTTATGTGTTTGGTTTCGATAAAGCCTCTGAGATTGAAAAGTCGTTTAAACGAGCTGAACTAGAGCCAAGAGTCGTATTCAGTGCCACCAGTGCTGATGTATTAAAAACCTATGTGAGGCTTGGCTTAGGCGTAGGGGTGATTGCTTCTATGGCGATTGATCCCGTGATAGATAAAGATTTAGTTGCTATTGATGCGAGACACCTATTTGCCCATAGTACGACTAAAATAGGTTTTAGACGTGGGAGTTTTTTACGAAGCTACATGTATGACTTTATGTATAACTTCGCGCCTCATTTAACCCGAGATGTTGTTGAAAAAGCTGTAGCATTGAGAGATCAGCAATTAATTGATGAGATGTTCGCAGGAATGGAGTTGCCAGTGAGGTAATGATATTTGCCATAAAAAAATCTCGCAATAGCGAGATTTTTTTATGGCATCTTGATGCAAATACAGGGTTAATCAGGCGCGTATCCATGAAGGCCAATTTTCTCACCATCAAGGAAAGCGCAGTTATCATGCATTATTAACCGCTTTAAGCTAAACCATTTAACGACTAACGGATAAATGGCATGTTCTTGTTCATGTACTCGACTAGATAATGTTTCAACAGTATCTTCATCATATACAGGTACCTTAGCTTGTAATATCACAGGGCCAGCATCAAGTTCTGGTATCACAAAGTGAACACTCGCGCCGTGCTCAGTATCTTTCGCATCAATCGCTCTTTGATGCGTATGTAAACCAGCATATTTAGGCAATAATGAAGGATGGGTATTAATCATTTTACCTAAATACTGGCTAACAAACTCATCTGATAAGATCCGCATGAAACCAGCAAGTACAATTAAGTCAGGCTGATAACGCTCAATAACAGTTTGTAAGCGCAAGTCATATTGCTGACGCGATTCATCTTTACGGGCTATAACGCAACTAGTATCAATTTCACTATGGTGAGCTCGAACTAAACCGTAAGCATCGGCTTTATTACTAATAACACCGACGACTTCAGCATTGACGTTATCATCACAACCATCAATGATGGCTTGTAAGTTACTTCCATTGCCTGAAATAAGAACAAGAACGCGACAGCATTCAGACATTTAATTAATCTCCACTTGCTCTTCGTCACCTTGACGATTAGCAATTTCACCGATTAACCAAGCATTTTCACCTTCAGCTTTAAGTAACGCTAAAGCTGATTCAACTTTTTCTGCAGGAAGAGCGATAATCATACCCACACCACAGTTAAAGGTACGGTACATTT from the Shewanella japonica genome contains:
- a CDS encoding beta strand repeat-containing protein; its protein translation is MRSAQRLFLALLSSIFLFACSGGGSISDDGGGGTDPVEVISVELTSSVADGAEVDATTGAVLTATVTSSTQGAVSGTLVSFVLNNTELGTFSNETATAVTNSDGVATISIFSANIAGSGSVVASTADGGSNALAITMKGDGTMTGSNTLTVALVDTSGNSISEISDDVPGEVHATYLDVAGNAISGELATFSTKLGLGIINPTTGTAITDSNGVAKISLTAGTIAGADEITVVIGETTETIGFTTLGDVSVVNPIDEYEITLTVEDSANNELRDISQDSPGTVLATLTKLGAAAAFEPVSFSITGEGIINPTSGNALTDANGIATVTLLTGDIKGAGTLTATFVLDNDSVSDDFSYSVAGDAEGGDGEVNDLVVTLVDTSGNQTSYISQASPGRAQVFLSDDSGNPLQNKVITFTSTLGNFLPNSGTALTDASGKAEILITAGTVEGAATITASFGSTQATIGFETAGDDIDPVAADPSITFDIYDCNDASSFDKALKNFEVCTVTDNITNQRPGILGAIVTLEGSNQPLKQVLVSAGTTLGAISPASATAITDSDGKAILDLYSDGAVGAGEVSLSVKQVTSTKAFEIGRVDIDLQVSTYIGTGTIPAGGSTVIEVTVLDPDGAIETTQPFNLEFSSQCMSAGNAVIDSPVVTNAGKGFATYKSINCQGTDTITVSAITGASTVTATIDVLIEAISVGAIQFIEASPTKLAIKGSGGLSDAGERSETSQVSFKLLNEIGQAAAAKRVCFELSTEVGGMTLSPAPIADDFVNCPNMPKVGDAEYPADLTQANKYAVAYTDANGDVTVTVRSGNVPTPVKVFAVWQDENDPSSLPVSNISDSLTVTTGLADYNSFSLSASVLNVEGWNRDGETSTVTIRSADHFNNPVPAGTVVHFVTEGGNIGQGDLDGSCTTVSNTGTCSVIWTSSNPRPFDGTTVTCPNGGFNGSVLPPCTGATMAGYTDGTNSVIAEPRPGRSTITAYAIGEESFVDLNGNGLFDTGEQWIDLSEAFFDHNEDGNYRDTIVSPLPDGAVNEEYVDYNSNGTFDTADGFYTGLLCATGSEASCTQTGINNTQAQLNVFRNIPIVMSGSVPFGRLVDIDDAGAITPVTAIDLRSVFVPVDPSDPNGPQEDVGLSSKTIYLFVSDINNNTLANGTTITAQSGNGDLAEATTEYTIGNNTSNKPLLYAFTVSRESSANQKTEGLLSITVQTLFGDAVTYTVNVLDNG
- the astB gene encoding N-succinylarginine dihydrolase produces the protein MKHYEANFDGLVGPTHNYAGLSFGNVASYSNAAQASDPKAAAKQGLLKAKSLADLGMVQGVLAPQERPDIYSLRRMGFSGSDAEVLNQAAKQASALLNACCSASSMWTANAATVSPSADTRDGKVHFTPANLVDKLHRSIEPVTTGNILKATFKDERFFKHHQHLPEHASFGDEGAANHTRLCNDYGHSGVELFVYGQESTNPNAVKPVKFPARQTLEASQAVARLHQLDEESCVFMQQNPHVIDQGVFHNDVISVGNQNVLFYHEQAFLNTDVKFDEIRKKMNTDVHFVKVSTEQVSINDAVKSYLFNTQIITLPNGEMAIIAPTNCQENPAVFAYLNELVTLGTPIKQVQYYDVKQSMQNGGGPACLRLRVAMSELEISAVNQNTLMNDALFNKLNNWVEKHYRDRLEVKDLADPQLIIESRTALDELTQILKLGSVYQFQR
- the topA gene encoding type I DNA topoisomerase, producing the protein MGKSLVIVESPAKAKTINKYLGKEFIVKSSVGHIRDLPTSSSPDSKVATKTPAEVRKMSPEEKAKYKQQRDKRALVARMGINPEKGWDAKYQILPGKEKVVKELKALAEKADHIYLATDLDREGEAIAWHLQEIIGGDESRYQRVVFNEITKSAIQDAFSEPSALDTNMVNAQQARRFLDRVVGFMVSPLLWKKVARGLSAGRVQSVAVRLVVEREGEIKAFVPEEFWDVHADLATSQAQKLKMQVAKFQSAAFSPINEAQAQVALDALKGAKFVVTGRDDKATSSKPSAPYITSTLQQAASTRLGFGVKKTMMMAQRLYEAGHITYMRTDSTNLSKEAVDGVRDMIANDYGNKYLPEQPIRYGSKEGAQEAHEAIRPSNVIVQSASLTDMERDAQRLYELIWRQFVACQMTPAKYDATRLTVTAGDYELKASGRTLRFDGWTKVQPPMGKKNEEDNTLPVVAKGDVLDLKDLLPKQHFTKPPARFSEASLVKELEKRGIGRPSTYATIISTIQDRGYVKVENRRFFAEKMGEIVSDRLVESFSDIMNFDFTASMEQTLDDVAQGKLEWKKVLDGFYAELTKQLKQAELDPEEGGMRLNEMVLAEDIKCPTCGRPMGIRTGTTGVFLGCSGYALPPKERCKTTMNLTPGEEAVSDNEDAETDALRAKHRCGKCGTAMDSYLIDEGRKLHVCGNNPTCDGYEIEAGQFKIKGYEGPIIECDKCGNDMELKNGRFGKYFGCTNTECKNTRKLLKSGEAAPPKEDPIFLPDLKCTKSDAHFVLRDGAAGIFLAASTFPKSRETRAPLVEELVRYREQLWPKYQFLADAPVTDDDGNKAAVKFSRKTKEQYVATEVDGKATGWTSKFIGGKWVSESTKKKPAKKAVKKKAS
- the cysB gene encoding HTH-type transcriptional regulator CysB translates to MKLQQLRYIAEVVKHNLNVSATAEDLYTSQPGISKQVRMLEDELGIQIFGRSGKHLTHVTPAGQLVIDISNDILGKVESIKKVSEEYTQPNQGELNIATTDTQARYALPQVIKPFIKRYPKVNLHMHQGTPSQISEQAARGDADFAIATEAMHLYSDLVMLPCYHWNRSIVVTRDHPLANRKTLSIEDLAEFPLVTYVFGFDKASEIEKSFKRAELEPRVVFSATSADVLKTYVRLGLGVGVIASMAIDPVIDKDLVAIDARHLFAHSTTKIGFRRGSFLRSYMYDFMYNFAPHLTRDVVEKAVALRDQQLIDEMFAGMELPVR
- the purN gene encoding phosphoribosylglycinamide formyltransferase, encoding MSECCRVLVLISGNGSNLQAIIDGCDDNVNAEVVGVISNKADAYGLVRAHHSEIDTSCVIARKDESRQQYDLRLQTVIERYQPDLIVLAGFMRILSDEFVSQYLGKMINTHPSLLPKYAGLHTHQRAIDAKDTEHGASVHFVIPELDAGPVILQAKVPVYDEDTVETLSSRVHEQEHAIYPLVVKWFSLKRLIMHDNCAFLDGEKIGLHGYAPD